Proteins encoded in a region of the Zea mays cultivar B73 chromosome 2, Zm-B73-REFERENCE-NAM-5.0, whole genome shotgun sequence genome:
- the LOC100281963 gene encoding small nuclear ribonucleoprotein Sm D1, translating to MKLVRFLMKLNNETVTIELKNGTVVHGTITGVDISMNTHLKTVKLTLKGKNPVTLDHLSVRGNNIRYYILPDSLNLETLLVEETPRVKPKKPTTGKPLGRGRGRGRGRGRGRGPR from the exons ATGAAGCTCGTCAG GTTCCTTATGAAGCTGAACAATGAGACGGTCACCATCGAGCTCAAGAACGGCACGGTTGTACACGGCACCATCACCG GTGTTGACATAAGCATGAACACTCATCTGAAGACAGTGAAGCTTACACTGAAAGGGAAGAACCCTGTAACACTTGACCACCTCAGCGTGCGAGGAAACAACATCCGCTACTACATCCTTCCCGACAGCTTAAACCTGGAAACCTTGCTGGTAGAGGAAACCCCTAGGGTGAAGCCTAAGAAGCCAACTACAG GAAAGCCTTTGGGGCGTGGTCGCGGCCGAGGTCGTGGACGTGGTCGGGGCCGGGGGCCACGCTGA